A DNA window from Nitrospira sp. contains the following coding sequences:
- a CDS encoding hypothetical protein (Evidence 5 : Unknown function; MaGe:77310012) produces MKQRLPTPFPSSAAPLANAGRDLNVLANTLVTLDGSGSHDPNSGQTLAYQWTLLSAPLGSSAALTNATTVAPTFTPTVNGLYLMQLIVSDGVVDSAPSVVLLTVSAPTAAPNANAGVDQQVAQTEVVTLNGTGSSDPNGDSLTYQWSLISVPTGSTATLTNPATAQPTVAADLSGFYVARLIVTDSTGLSSAPALVVMKAQAVTALAVTPVNPAITIGQAQAFVATATLADNSTKVLTNSVTWASSNPAVATINANGLTTAAGLGTTTITAAAGTVTSPVQTLRVVPFAPTVASVTPLTGVIGTVVTITGTNFTTAAQGGTTVRFNGTPAVATAVTATSLLVTVPQGATTGLMTILTAGGIATSATPFTVTASQDFSLTAAPGALSVVRGQPTTAQIQVTNGGPNPITGFVSLAATGLPTGMSGTFTPTQIAGGQVATLTLNSGTAPAGVATITIAATAMIDGQTIIRQSPLQVTVLAAGTTTLAGRILATKDDTPIPGAHVRIGALSVTADASGNFLFTNPPTGPQVLLIDGPSALYPGSLPVQMTIQAGQANVLPYPVFLHEVGQNYFPIAPGGQTIVSPTDIPGFTMMIPAGTTITGWDGQPNVKVSVVPVPNDRLPIPPLPANVPAKQVYMFNFGKPGGGFPSRPIPIIMPNDTNSPPGTRMDMWYYDEGPTPDPTSHQWKVYGQGTVSADGVSVIPDPGVGQPKFCCGGGSTAPGIITRLSAAALGFFGIVSAADPVMLQTGMFTLEQTDLVLPGRMPIVIRRAYHSQDPGVAGDTDPIPPARELVNANAFGFNTALMDYDDRLEGEGTGQTLRYTAGFSRERLTLQPDGTYRATRTPALAGLVGRRNQDGSSTLRDKTGTVRTFGSDGWIRSMVDRNGNIVTIVRSGSQIQQILEPGGRALTFQYSGGGISQISDPLGRTVRYTYGAAPPSSPPPGTGGPVLQQVQNPAGGTTAYTYDGRFNLLTITDARGIAYLTNTYCSGGGAITCPLDPAVVRQTLADGSVTTFDYLSMNQSVMQTTVTDPRGKVRVHRFNSRGHEITAIDAVGQQTRLTRDYVTNQVMEVRDPLNRLTKFTYDFSGNVNSILDPQGNPTLYEYESTFNRVTRITDALNQQTRFTYEPATGNLLTTTDPLNHATAISYNQFGQPISVTDALNNPTTFEYDDVGNLTATVDPLDNRTLRFYDAVSRLVAIVDARGKSTQFTYDNLNRVTQIQDAINGLTAFTYDPNGNLLTVTDAKNQVTTYTYDNMDRLATRKDALNRTESYQYDLAGNLTQFTDRKNQVTAFQYDALNRRTQATYADATTTFTYDTVGRLVKASDTAPGAGTIDFAYDILDRLVQETTPQGTVAYQYDVLGRRTQMTANGQAPTSYQYDAASRLTRVAQGSLFAALGYDHANRRTSLGYSNNTTTNYAYDLASRLMNITHNGPSGVIEAVTYSYDQAGNRLSQTRANGTASLLPNAVASATYDAANEQTQFAGATLTYDNNGNLTNDGVNIYQWDARNRLIGLSGGTGASFVYDLLGRRMSKTINGANTQFAYDGNDITAEIGGGAVGANYLRSLSIDEPFIRQTSTGNEHYHTDALGSSLVLSDTTGEALASYGYEPFGKTTSTGSSSNTLQYAGREDDGTNLYYYRNRYYTTGFQRFIAEDPIQFEGGDINLYAYVVNSPMVFTDPFGTSLYPTTPPPPPSIPGGPWKWSPDDGNRRGGAFRGPQNQTASWDDRFKHWDVNDGKGNPRQRYNRHGAPLTPSQAHANPGKGPRQPLNPKIRLPGIIGLLPLIGDILNALGGKKDDDSSACVAPDCI; encoded by the coding sequence TTGAAACAAAGACTCCCGACCCCTTTTCCATCTTCCGCCGCGCCCCTCGCCAACGCCGGGCGCGATCTGAACGTCTTGGCGAATACCCTGGTCACGCTAGATGGCAGTGGCAGCCACGATCCCAATTCAGGCCAGACCCTGGCCTACCAGTGGACCCTGCTCTCCGCTCCGCTGGGCAGCAGCGCCGCACTCACGAATGCCACGACCGTCGCGCCGACGTTCACGCCCACGGTGAACGGACTCTATCTCATGCAGCTCATCGTGAGCGACGGCGTCGTAGACAGTGCGCCGTCCGTGGTCCTGCTCACGGTCAGCGCGCCGACGGCCGCGCCGAATGCGAACGCCGGAGTGGATCAACAGGTCGCGCAGACCGAAGTGGTCACGTTAAATGGCACGGGATCGAGCGATCCCAATGGGGATTCGCTGACCTATCAGTGGAGTCTCATCTCGGTTCCCACCGGCAGCACGGCGACGCTAACAAATCCGGCGACAGCCCAGCCGACCGTGGCTGCCGATCTTTCCGGGTTCTATGTCGCGCGGCTGATCGTGACGGACAGCACCGGGCTCAGTTCGGCTCCGGCGCTCGTGGTCATGAAGGCCCAGGCCGTCACGGCGCTGGCCGTGACGCCGGTCAATCCGGCTATCACCATCGGACAAGCACAAGCGTTTGTCGCCACGGCGACGCTTGCGGATAACTCCACCAAAGTCCTGACGAACAGCGTCACATGGGCCAGCAGCAATCCCGCCGTCGCGACGATCAATGCGAACGGGCTCACCACCGCCGCCGGCCTGGGGACCACGACCATCACCGCCGCTGCGGGAACCGTCACGAGCCCCGTCCAAACGTTGCGCGTGGTGCCGTTCGCGCCGACGGTGGCGTCCGTCACGCCGCTGACCGGTGTCATCGGCACGGTCGTGACGATCACTGGCACGAATTTCACCACGGCCGCGCAGGGCGGGACCACCGTTCGGTTCAATGGCACCCCAGCGGTCGCCACCGCCGTCACCGCCACCAGTCTCCTTGTCACCGTGCCGCAGGGCGCGACGACGGGACTGATGACGATTTTGACCGCAGGGGGCATCGCCACCAGCGCCACACCGTTTACGGTGACGGCATCGCAAGACTTCTCGCTGACCGCCGCTCCCGGCGCGCTGTCGGTCGTCCGCGGCCAGCCGACCACGGCGCAGATCCAAGTGACCAACGGCGGGCCGAATCCCATCACAGGCTTTGTGTCACTGGCCGCGACAGGTCTCCCGACCGGCATGTCCGGCACCTTCACGCCCACGCAAATCGCGGGCGGGCAAGTCGCGACCCTCACGTTGAACAGCGGCACCGCACCGGCAGGCGTGGCTACGATCACCATTGCGGCTACCGCCATGATCGACGGACAGACGATCATCCGGCAGAGCCCGTTGCAAGTGACCGTGCTCGCGGCCGGGACTACCACGCTGGCGGGCCGCATTCTCGCGACGAAAGACGATACCCCGATTCCTGGCGCTCATGTCCGGATCGGCGCGTTGTCCGTCACCGCCGACGCCAGCGGCAATTTCTTGTTCACGAATCCGCCGACTGGTCCGCAAGTGCTGCTGATCGATGGACCGTCCGCGCTCTATCCGGGCAGTCTGCCGGTACAGATGACCATTCAAGCGGGCCAGGCCAATGTGTTGCCGTATCCGGTCTTCTTGCACGAGGTTGGGCAGAACTACTTCCCGATTGCCCCAGGCGGGCAGACGATTGTCTCGCCGACCGATATTCCCGGCTTCACCATGATGATTCCGGCCGGCACCACCATCACGGGCTGGGATGGCCAGCCGAACGTAAAGGTGTCGGTCGTCCCGGTGCCGAACGATCGCTTGCCGATTCCGCCGTTGCCCGCGAACGTCCCGGCCAAGCAGGTCTACATGTTTAACTTCGGCAAGCCGGGCGGCGGATTCCCGAGCCGGCCGATTCCCATCATCATGCCGAATGATACGAACTCGCCGCCTGGTACGCGGATGGACATGTGGTATTACGATGAAGGCCCCACGCCCGATCCGACTTCCCACCAGTGGAAAGTCTATGGGCAGGGGACCGTCAGCGCCGACGGAGTGAGTGTCATTCCCGATCCGGGCGTCGGCCAACCCAAGTTCTGCTGCGGCGGCGGCTCCACGGCGCCGGGGATCATTACCCGACTCAGTGCTGCTGCCCTGGGGTTCTTTGGTATTGTCTCCGCGGCCGATCCCGTCATGCTCCAGACCGGCATGTTCACGCTGGAGCAGACCGATCTGGTCCTGCCGGGCCGGATGCCCATCGTGATTCGGCGGGCCTACCATTCCCAAGACCCGGGAGTTGCCGGCGACACCGATCCCATTCCTCCCGCCCGTGAGTTGGTGAACGCCAACGCCTTCGGCTTCAACACGGCATTGATGGATTACGACGACCGGCTGGAAGGAGAGGGCACGGGTCAAACGTTGCGCTATACCGCTGGGTTCAGCCGAGAACGGCTGACGTTGCAACCCGACGGCACCTACCGCGCGACGCGTACCCCGGCGCTGGCGGGATTGGTCGGGCGGCGAAATCAGGACGGCTCCTCCACGCTTCGCGACAAGACCGGGACCGTCCGCACCTTCGGCAGCGACGGGTGGATTCGCAGCATGGTGGATCGCAACGGGAATATCGTCACCATCGTGCGGAGCGGCAGTCAGATCCAGCAGATTCTCGAGCCCGGTGGGCGTGCCCTCACGTTCCAATACAGTGGCGGGGGCATCAGCCAGATCAGCGATCCACTGGGCCGCACCGTGCGCTACACCTATGGAGCCGCGCCGCCGAGCAGTCCGCCGCCGGGGACCGGGGGGCCGGTGTTGCAACAGGTGCAGAATCCGGCGGGCGGCACCACGGCCTATACCTACGATGGGCGGTTTAATCTGCTGACCATCACCGACGCACGGGGGATTGCGTATCTGACGAACACCTACTGTAGTGGCGGAGGTGCGATCACCTGCCCGCTCGATCCGGCGGTGGTCCGGCAGACCCTGGCCGATGGCAGCGTCACCACCTTCGACTATCTCTCGATGAACCAGTCGGTCATGCAGACCACCGTGACCGATCCACGGGGCAAGGTGCGAGTGCATCGCTTCAATAGCCGTGGCCATGAGATTACCGCCATTGATGCGGTGGGGCAACAGACCCGGCTCACGCGAGATTACGTGACCAATCAGGTGATGGAAGTCCGCGATCCGTTGAACCGGCTCACCAAGTTCACCTATGATTTTTCCGGGAATGTGAATTCGATTCTCGATCCCCAGGGCAATCCCACGCTCTACGAGTACGAATCGACCTTCAACCGCGTCACCCGGATCACCGATGCGCTCAATCAGCAGACGCGGTTCACGTATGAGCCGGCCACCGGCAACCTCCTCACCACCACCGACCCGCTCAATCATGCCACGGCGATCAGCTACAACCAGTTCGGCCAGCCAATCAGCGTCACCGATGCTCTGAACAACCCCACGACGTTTGAATACGACGACGTGGGGAATCTCACCGCGACGGTCGATCCGCTCGACAACCGGACGTTGAGGTTCTACGACGCCGTTTCGCGCCTCGTGGCCATCGTGGACGCCCGAGGGAAGAGCACGCAGTTCACGTACGACAATCTGAACCGCGTCACCCAGATCCAGGATGCCATCAACGGGCTCACCGCGTTTACGTATGATCCCAATGGAAACTTGTTGACCGTGACCGATGCGAAGAACCAGGTCACGACGTACACCTATGACAATATGGATCGGCTGGCAACGAGGAAAGATGCGCTGAACCGCACCGAGAGCTATCAATACGACTTGGCTGGGAATCTGACGCAGTTCACCGATCGGAAGAATCAGGTGACGGCGTTCCAGTACGATGCGCTCAATCGCCGTACGCAGGCCACGTATGCCGATGCGACCACGACCTTTACCTACGACACCGTGGGTCGTTTGGTCAAAGCCAGCGACACCGCCCCCGGCGCCGGGACCATCGACTTTGCCTACGACATCCTTGATCGGTTGGTGCAGGAAACCACGCCACAGGGCACCGTGGCCTATCAATATGACGTGCTGGGACGGCGCACCCAGATGACGGCGAACGGCCAAGCCCCCACTAGCTATCAATACGATGCGGCATCACGACTCACGCGCGTGGCGCAAGGCAGTCTGTTTGCCGCGTTAGGCTACGATCATGCCAACAGACGGACAAGCCTCGGCTACTCGAATAACACGACAACGAACTATGCTTACGATCTGGCCTCACGGCTCATGAACATCACCCACAACGGGCCAAGCGGAGTCATCGAGGCGGTGACCTATAGCTACGATCAAGCCGGGAATCGGTTGAGCCAAACCCGCGCCAACGGCACGGCGAGCCTGCTTCCCAACGCCGTGGCCAGTGCCACTTACGACGCAGCGAACGAACAGACGCAGTTTGCTGGAGCGACGCTCACGTACGACAACAATGGCAACCTCACCAACGATGGCGTGAATATTTACCAGTGGGATGCCAGAAATCGCCTCATCGGCCTCAGCGGCGGCACCGGCGCTAGCTTCGTCTACGATCTACTGGGACGGCGGATGAGCAAGACAATCAATGGAGCAAACACCCAGTTTGCGTATGATGGGAACGACATCACCGCAGAGATCGGCGGGGGAGCCGTCGGCGCCAACTATCTGCGCTCACTCAGCATCGACGAGCCCTTCATCCGACAGACAAGTACAGGCAATGAGCATTACCACACTGACGCGCTGGGGAGTTCGCTGGTTCTGAGCGATACGACCGGCGAGGCACTCGCGAGCTATGGGTATGAACCGTTTGGCAAAACCACAAGTACGGGTAGCTCATCCAATACGTTGCAGTATGCGGGACGAGAGGATGATGGAACGAACCTTTACTACTATCGCAATCGCTACTACACCACAGGCTTCCAGAGGTTCATTGCTGAGGACCCAATCCAATTCGAAGGTGGAGATATCAATCTATACGCCTATGTTGTAAATAGCCCGATGGTGTTTACCGATCCTTTTGGCACGTCGTTGTACCCTACAACACCACCTCCACCTCCTTCAATTCCTGGAGGACCATGGAAATGGTCTCCCGATGATGGGAACAGACGGGGCGGAGCCTTTAGAGGCCCGCAAAATCAGACGGCTAGCTGGGATGATCGATTCAAACACTGGGATGTTAACGATGGAAAAGGAAATCCCAGGCAACGATACAACCGGCATGGAGCTCCATTGACGCCGTCGCAGGCACATGCTAACCCAGGAAAAGGTCCTCGACAACCACTTAACCCGAAGATCCGTCTTCCGGGAATAATAGGATTATTACCACTTATTGGAGATATCTTAAATGCTTTAGGCGGCAAGAAGGATGATGATAGTAGCGCTTGTGTAGCTCCTGATTGTATTTAA
- a CDS encoding VanZ domain-containing protein (MaGe:77310017), with protein MTDRAGAMGWKRAVVYWGPVVCYAGLIFYLSAQSHPDDDLPSLFGAVNDKVLHALEYAGLGGLCYRAFRWGATETVAARAAVFSIVAASLYGVTDEVHQMFVPFREAGWQDWLADAAGAMLGAVGARRWYEISWPACAVQCPPALTDSRSVRDKP; from the coding sequence GTGACAGATCGGGCTGGAGCAATGGGATGGAAGCGCGCCGTCGTGTATTGGGGGCCGGTAGTCTGCTATGCGGGCTTGATCTTTTATCTGTCGGCGCAATCGCATCCGGACGACGATCTGCCGTCGTTGTTCGGCGCGGTGAACGACAAAGTGCTGCATGCGCTGGAGTATGCGGGGCTTGGCGGATTGTGCTATCGGGCGTTTCGCTGGGGCGCGACAGAGACAGTGGCGGCTCGCGCGGCGGTCTTCTCGATTGTGGCGGCGTCATTGTACGGGGTGACCGATGAAGTGCATCAAATGTTCGTGCCGTTCCGCGAGGCCGGCTGGCAGGATTGGCTCGCGGACGCTGCGGGCGCAATGTTGGGGGCGGTGGGGGCTCGCCGGTGGTATGAAATAAGCTGGCCCGCGTGTGCTGTCCAATGCCCGCCTGCGCTGACAGATTCCCGCAGTGTTCGTGACAAACCGTGA
- a CDS encoding hypothetical protein (Evidence 5 : Unknown function; MaGe:77310014), producing the protein MSEEWVLTYSSAALKNLVDSSGATGLI; encoded by the coding sequence GTGAGTGAAGAATGGGTGCTCACCTACAGCTCTGCGGCCCTCAAGAACTTGGTCGATTCTTCGGGCGCGACCGGATTGATATAG
- a CDS encoding Y1Tnp domain-containing protein (MaGe:77310013) — MPRRPRLAAGDLAYHVLNRRVGRLSLFEKPADYAAFETILAEAQGQTQIRIAAYCLMPNHWHLLLWPRQDGELSEVLRWITVTHTQRWHAHHHTAGTGPVYQGRFKSFPVQTDAHFLTVARYVERNALRAHLVTRAEDWRWSSLWRRDQQDHQLTNWLSDWPVDRPRDWVARVNRPQTASELDALRVSVQRGRPFGDGDWVQRMVTRFEMESTIRPRGRPKAP, encoded by the coding sequence ATGCCGCGCCGTCCACGCCTTGCTGCCGGAGACCTGGCCTATCACGTCTTGAACCGTCGTGTGGGCCGACTCTCCCTCTTTGAGAAACCGGCTGACTACGCCGCTTTTGAAACGATCCTCGCCGAAGCCCAGGGACAGACCCAGATTCGCATCGCCGCCTATTGCCTGATGCCCAATCATTGGCATCTCCTCCTGTGGCCTCGACAGGATGGGGAGCTCTCTGAGGTCCTCCGCTGGATCACCGTCACGCATACACAACGCTGGCATGCGCACCACCACACCGCCGGGACCGGTCCGGTATATCAAGGCCGCTTCAAATCGTTCCCGGTCCAAACCGACGCCCATTTCCTCACGGTTGCACGCTACGTGGAACGCAATGCCTTGCGCGCACACCTGGTGACTCGTGCGGAAGACTGGCGCTGGTCGAGCCTCTGGCGACGGGATCAACAGGACCACCAGCTGACGAATTGGCTTAGCGACTGGCCTGTGGATCGGCCGCGGGATTGGGTCGCTCGCGTGAATCGCCCCCAGACTGCATCGGAATTAGACGCACTCCGAGTGAGTGTGCAACGCGGACGCCCGTTCGGAGACGGAGACTGGGTGCAACGGATGGTCACGCGATTCGAAATGGAATCGACCATCCGGCCACGAGGCAGGCCAAAAGCACCTTGA
- a CDS encoding Glycohydro57 domain-containing protein (MaGe:77310016), with translation MKNAHVCFVWHMHQPYYTDPITGTASMPWVRLHATKAYFDMAYLLEKFPAVKATFNFTPSLLLQLQEIGNGTVRDLFLERAQRPAAELTPEEQAFLIRHFFSANWATMVRPFARYHELLVKRGPEVSGPDLAKVARQFSTQDFLDLQVWHNLAWFGYGPLQRYPRLAALRNKNRGFTEDDKHEVLALQRVAIQEIVPLYRQLLDRGQVELTTTPFFHPILPLVIDTDINRRARPDLPLPSRFRAPEDAEIQLQQAVDFHRKTFGQPPVGLWPSEGSVCPELLPLAHHAGLRWLATDEGVLARSFELSNRPWYRHTDLYQAYRAGESGRNMTMVFRDRDISDAFGFVYHKTNPDSAADDVLRRLRNIIHNAPQEQILIPIILDGENPWEHYHDGGEQFLSRLYRAFTAHELDQEHAIQLTASTMSEGLAAVPPTQHLPALHSGSWINQDYKIWIGHQEDNRGWDLLGHTRTRLEEVAPTLPADRAEAAWQELYAAEGSDWFWWYGDDFDTDYKQEFDRLFRTHLRNVWLFMGLTPPDRLNQPICMMTQQASAADRITQPVSILSPTIDGLVTNFFEWRGAGTIATQPPLGAMWKAEGLFTAIYFGWSQDQLLLRLDPDDAAQPRLNGLGMEITLHGPQHGFRLSCSLAPSGPESFTLFQQGESDSWHEIGPYRSICRRSILELAVPIKDLHLDAGQEVRLSLVILEHGLEVARYPHHAPATITVPGPEFEAGLWRV, from the coding sequence ATGAAAAACGCCCACGTCTGTTTCGTCTGGCACATGCACCAGCCCTACTACACCGACCCGATTACGGGGACGGCAAGCATGCCCTGGGTGCGCCTCCATGCCACCAAAGCTTATTTCGATATGGCCTATCTGCTGGAAAAGTTCCCGGCGGTCAAGGCCACGTTTAACTTCACGCCGTCGTTATTGCTTCAGCTTCAGGAAATCGGCAACGGCACCGTGCGCGATCTCTTTCTCGAACGGGCGCAGCGTCCCGCCGCGGAATTGACGCCGGAAGAACAAGCCTTCCTGATCCGGCACTTCTTCTCGGCCAACTGGGCCACGATGGTGCGCCCCTTCGCGCGCTACCATGAATTGCTGGTGAAACGCGGTCCCGAGGTCTCCGGGCCGGATCTCGCCAAGGTCGCCCGCCAGTTTTCGACGCAGGACTTCTTGGATCTGCAAGTCTGGCATAATCTGGCCTGGTTCGGGTATGGCCCGCTCCAGCGCTACCCACGCCTGGCCGCGCTCCGCAATAAGAACCGCGGCTTCACCGAGGACGACAAACACGAAGTGCTCGCCTTGCAGCGCGTCGCGATCCAAGAGATTGTCCCGCTCTACCGCCAGCTGCTCGACCGGGGCCAGGTCGAATTGACGACCACACCATTTTTCCACCCGATCTTGCCGCTCGTCATCGACACGGATATCAACCGCCGGGCACGCCCCGACCTGCCTCTGCCCTCCCGGTTTCGCGCACCGGAAGATGCGGAGATACAACTCCAGCAGGCTGTCGATTTTCATCGCAAAACCTTCGGCCAGCCGCCGGTCGGACTCTGGCCGTCGGAAGGATCGGTCTGCCCCGAACTGCTTCCGCTAGCTCACCATGCTGGGCTCCGCTGGCTGGCGACCGACGAAGGCGTGCTGGCCCGCTCGTTCGAATTGAGCAACCGCCCATGGTATCGGCACACCGACCTCTACCAAGCCTACCGCGCGGGAGAATCCGGCCGAAACATGACCATGGTCTTTCGCGATCGCGATATTTCCGATGCCTTCGGGTTTGTGTACCACAAAACCAACCCGGACTCGGCCGCAGACGATGTCCTCCGCCGCCTCCGGAACATTATTCACAACGCCCCCCAGGAACAGATTCTCATCCCCATCATCCTCGATGGCGAAAATCCCTGGGAGCATTACCATGACGGCGGCGAACAGTTCCTCTCACGCCTCTACCGAGCCTTCACCGCACATGAATTAGACCAGGAACATGCCATTCAGCTGACAGCCTCCACCATGTCGGAAGGCCTCGCCGCGGTGCCACCCACCCAGCATCTCCCCGCACTCCATTCAGGATCCTGGATCAATCAGGACTATAAAATCTGGATCGGGCATCAGGAAGACAACCGCGGCTGGGACCTCCTCGGCCATACCCGCACCCGCCTCGAGGAAGTCGCCCCGACCTTGCCGGCGGACCGCGCGGAGGCGGCCTGGCAAGAACTCTATGCCGCCGAAGGCAGCGACTGGTTCTGGTGGTATGGCGACGATTTCGACACCGATTATAAGCAGGAATTCGACCGGCTTTTTCGCACCCACTTGCGCAACGTCTGGCTCTTCATGGGCCTCACGCCTCCCGATCGATTGAACCAGCCGATTTGCATGATGACCCAGCAGGCCTCGGCGGCAGACCGCATCACCCAGCCGGTCAGCATCCTTAGCCCCACCATCGACGGTCTGGTCACGAACTTTTTCGAATGGCGCGGGGCCGGGACGATTGCAACGCAACCGCCGCTGGGGGCCATGTGGAAAGCCGAAGGCTTGTTCACCGCGATCTACTTCGGCTGGAGCCAAGACCAGCTGCTGTTGCGGCTCGACCCCGATGACGCCGCACAGCCACGGCTCAACGGATTAGGGATGGAGATCACGCTCCACGGACCGCAGCACGGGTTTCGCCTCTCCTGTTCCCTGGCCCCCTCTGGCCCCGAGTCCTTCACGCTCTTCCAGCAAGGCGAATCGGACAGCTGGCATGAAATCGGCCCCTATCGTTCAATTTGCCGACGCAGCATTTTAGAGCTGGCCGTTCCGATAAAAGACCTGCATCTCGACGCGGGACAAGAGGTACGCCTAAGTCTCGTGATTCTCGAACATGGGTTGGAAGTGGCCCGCTATCCGCATCATGCGCCGGCCACCATAACCGTGCCGGGGCCCGAGTTTGAAGCGGGACTGTGGCGAGTGTGA
- a CDS encoding Galactose-1-phosphate uridylyltransferase (MaGe:77310015), producing MPDLRRDPIVGRWVIISTERNGRPHDFAQLQPVKPISTAICPFCPGQERLTPKEIMAYRPQPGEPNSPNWTVRVIPNKFPALQVEGDMGREGIGLYDRMNGVGAHEVIVESPVHKDGLADLATKKIEDVLWAYRDRMIDLRKDSRFRYILIFKNHGAAAGATLEHSHSQLIALPIIPTSVAEELEGCRAHYEQKERCIYCDILRQDLSDGSRIVAENPEFLCITPYAPRFPFEMWILPKRHAAYFEESQKSQFEFLAPILSESLRRMDKALGRPSYNFMLHSSPLHEKTGDYYHWHLEIIPKLTQVAGFEWGTGFYINPVAPEESTKFLRAAEL from the coding sequence ATGCCTGATTTACGACGTGATCCTATTGTCGGTCGCTGGGTGATCATTTCAACCGAGCGGAACGGCCGTCCGCACGACTTTGCGCAACTACAACCGGTGAAACCGATCTCTACCGCGATCTGCCCATTCTGCCCAGGCCAGGAACGGCTCACGCCGAAAGAGATCATGGCCTACCGGCCGCAACCAGGCGAGCCGAACTCGCCGAACTGGACCGTCCGCGTCATCCCGAATAAATTTCCCGCCTTGCAGGTCGAAGGCGACATGGGCCGCGAAGGCATCGGGCTATACGACCGGATGAACGGCGTGGGCGCGCATGAAGTCATCGTCGAATCGCCCGTTCACAAAGACGGCCTGGCCGACCTGGCCACCAAGAAAATCGAGGACGTGCTCTGGGCCTATCGCGACCGCATGATCGATCTCCGGAAAGATTCGCGCTTCCGCTATATCTTGATCTTCAAGAACCACGGCGCGGCAGCCGGCGCCACGCTGGAACACAGCCACTCGCAACTCATCGCCTTGCCCATTATTCCAACCAGCGTGGCGGAAGAACTGGAAGGGTGCCGTGCCCACTATGAGCAAAAGGAGCGCTGTATCTACTGCGATATTCTCCGGCAAGATCTGTCCGATGGCAGCCGCATCGTGGCGGAAAATCCTGAATTCCTCTGCATCACGCCCTATGCGCCGCGCTTCCCGTTCGAGATGTGGATTCTTCCCAAACGCCACGCCGCCTACTTCGAAGAGAGCCAAAAATCGCAATTTGAATTTCTGGCGCCGATCCTCTCCGAATCCCTCCGCCGCATGGACAAGGCGCTCGGGCGCCCCTCCTACAACTTCATGCTGCACAGCTCCCCGCTCCACGAAAAGACCGGCGACTACTACCACTGGCACCTGGAAATCATCCCGAAACTTACTCAGGTAGCCGGCTTCGAATGGGGCACCGGTTTCTATATCAATCCGGTCGCGCCCGAAGAATCGACCAAGTTCTTGAGGGCCGCAGAGCTGTAG